The sequence tatttataaatgtaaataataaatgtgtatgtaaataggtCTGAAATTATAGCCATTTGAAAGCTTAGATAATAGTAACATTTAACTCTGATTTAGATTTTGACTTTACAAGGCAAGATAGGATTAATTGGAATAGTCTCATGGGAAATACATAGcagttattttattgtttaatttaaaataaatgtaaagaTTGAGCTACAGATGCACTGTTATATGCAAAAGCGTTACTTAATGTAATATCTAACTTTGTTACTTAGTTGGTAACATATAAAAACTGCACTAAGTACCTAATCCTCCACGCGTTGGCGACTATTTCCCTTCTTTATAAACTTCCTTTTGAACGTGGCAGGTGCACTGGCGGCTGTCTCCGCATCCAGACCGCCTATCGTCTTCTCCTTGAATCGCTTGGCCGGCGGTTCGGGCTCACTAGAAGTTGAAACCACGGGAGCAGCAGTGTAGTAATCCGTCTGGGGTAGCTGCCAGTCAATGGGTTGCTCAGGTGCtctataaaaaaaaggatttCATTTTTGTATTCGAAATGTTTAAGTTTAAATATTCCTACTTGACCACCACTGTCTGCCACTGGCCGATCTCCTTGGTGGCGGCCTCCTCCTCCGTTTTGAATGTCTGACGACGCTCCTCCTTTTGCTTCTTCTCCTTGGGGTTGTCTGGCTTCCGGAAGGCCTTCATCTTCTCCCGATTCACCCGGGCCACCTCCTCATCCGCATTGGCCCGAAACTTGAGGGACTCCTGGGCCTGGGAGATCTCCTGCTGATCGATGGCCAGCTGGTTAATGCGCTCATACTCCTCGTAAGACAGATAGCCCTCCTTGGGGGGCTTCCAAACGGATTCATTGGTCTTGACGTTCCAGTAGTAGGTGTGTCCCTCGTCCGACTTGCCCTCCACCCAAAGGGATGCCTCCGAGGCGGCTGCTTCCGAGGTCACTTTGCCAGGAGCCACCCGCCTTTGGTCCTCTTCATCATCGGAGAGTCCCTCGAGGCGCATGGGATCTACTTGGCGGGATCTTCCAGCGGAGGAGGTCCCGCCACcggaagaggaggaggaggcggtggCCCTCATCACCGTGTTGATGGACCTCGCGGTCATGTCTCCACGGGAATGCACATCCTGGGCGTATGACTTCATGGCCGCCTCCTCCATTTTCCGGATATCCGCGTCCATTTTTTGGCGCTCCCGCTCTGATTTCTCGCTGCTGCGACTGATGTCCGTGATCCTTTTGGCCACATTCAGCTTGTGCCGCTTGCCACTCTCGTGGAAGGCGACGCTCTAGGGGATTGGGGGTCATTCAAGTACTTAAATTCAAGGATTTATCAACTTACCGCCTTGTTGTCGCTCAGCCAGCATTTGCAAAAATCGCAGAATTTCCGCTCGTTGGATTTCCAGAACTCCGTCCTGACGGGATTTCAAATAAGAAATGGGTTAGCTTAAGCTGGGGGCATTATTTTCTTGACTTACATGTTGACTTGTTGAGTAAATAGGACAATTTGGtggaaataatattaaaattgcacgcaattgtaaataaaaacaatatgaCGGAGTTGCCACCCAGTTAAAAATGAGCTGTGGTCGTAACTGAGATGCCTCCTTTGGTATTTTATAGCTAAATTTAGTATTTCTTGGTACCGCTAGCAAGATAGTTGAAACTATTTCACtttataaaacatatttgttattcccgtttaaaaatgtatattaatATCTATTAAAAACTATATTTGCTATTTGCTTAATATTACGTTCATATTTAGGTGCCGCAATATATGACTATTTTGAACCAATTCTAACTAAGTATATCATAGTATCAGCACTTCCTCATAGCTTCCTAGCTTTTTCCCCCCAAACTGCCAGCTCTTTTGAAACTTCCCACATTCGGGGTAAACTGCTGGAATTTTAGTTGGTCGTTAGTCTCTCTCGGAGATTCCTCCAAAACAGTTGCCTGTCTGAAACCCCAGTCTACCTGATTACGGAATCGCACAGCCCACATTAGCACCACAACTCAGCCATGGGCCAGACACGCGTGGCGACAACACCAACGGCGCAATCTGCGGAGGCGACGCTTTCCCCAGACACAAGTGAGTAATGAAGAGGAGGAGGTCATGGTCAGGTCACCAGTTCGCACACTTTTCGCACCTGAGTCCGAAGTCTCCGCTGGCTTGGTTGCGTCCCACCTGGGCGATTTCACCAGACATGGTTTCGTCACAACTCTTCTTTATTTGAGTTTCACCAACGGCTGGATTACCCTTTTTCAGATGGtctggaggaggaggcgcCTCAGCTGCTGGGCGAGGACAGCTGGGAGGAGTTCTCCATCGACGTTCCGTGGGGAACCGTAGAGGGTGAGTCAACAAGGCGCCAGTTTCCTTATCACCAGCATCGGCCCATTCATGACAAGCTGACGTGATTTTTATTGTGGTGCAGCTACACGG is a genomic window of Drosophila suzukii chromosome 2L, CBGP_Dsuzu_IsoJpt1.0, whole genome shotgun sequence containing:
- the LOC108008743 gene encoding WW domain-binding protein 4; amino-acid sequence: MTEFWKSNERKFCDFCKCWLSDNKASVAFHESGKRHKLNVAKRITDISRSSEKSERERQKMDADIRKMEEAAMKSYAQDVHSRGDMTARSINTVMRATASSSSSGGGTSSAGRSRQVDPMRLEGLSDDEEDQRRVAPGKVTSEAAASEASLWVEGKSDEGHTYYWNVKTNESVWKPPKEGYLSYEEYERINQLAIDQQEISQAQESLKFRANADEEVARVNREKMKAFRKPDNPKEKKQKEERRQTFKTEEEAATKEIGQWQTVVVKAPEQPIDWQLPQTDYYTAAPVVSTSSEPEPPAKRFKEKTIGGLDAETAASAPATFKRKFIKKGNSRQRVED